The Amaranthus tricolor cultivar Red isolate AtriRed21 chromosome 2, ASM2621246v1, whole genome shotgun sequence genome contains the following window.
GGTAATGTAATACATGATCATTCTAATGCAAGTCCGTTGTAGAGTTAGATGTAGGATTTTCATAGTTTTGTTCTATACAAGATTTCATGCAACCCACTTATTTAAACTCTGTCTAAACACGAATCACTTGACATTATAATGCTATGTTGGCTTTTGATGTTatattaataatgattgatGAAACCCTTATATACTTTATGTTATTAAGGCTAGAAAATGTGTTATTTCAAATGCTTAATGATTTTACGGATTTTCCACAACCAAAGGATTTGATTAATACTGGAAGGGGTGCCATGTTGGTAGTAAAAGCTAGGAAGGTGAAAACAAAGAAAGAATAATCTTATCTAATGGAAGTGGGTGGgccctttatatatatatatatatatatatatatatatatatatatatatatatatatatatatatatatatatatatatatatatatatatatatatatatattttgttgttagTTTTGGTGTTAgctaattttgttgtatttgttgGGCATATAGATGTATAGAACAGTGAAGAGCACTGACAAAGCATCGGCAATGTCATCATCAGGTGATTTGGAGTTTCTTCTAAGTATTCATTCTCTAGTACCATTATTCCTTTTTTTCTTCCTCTATCTATTTGTTTTTTACGAATAACATCACCGGAATTCCATGTGTTTTTCTTATGTTCTTCTGACAAAGCAAAGGAGAAAATGGCTTCAATTTGCAGGTCTTAGTCAAGCTTTACAGGCAGACATGATGATGGGCTTAAACCAAAACAAGACTTCTGGGATTGAGGTGATGAGTAGACCAGGATTCATGTTTTGTGAAAAAGCTGATTTCAACCCTACTTACTCTCATAAAAATTCATCATCTACATTATCTCCTCATTCACCAAAAGAGTTTAAGAACATAAACTTGTAAGTCTTTTTTTTCACTTCATTTGGAGTAAAGTTGGAGAGAAATTTCTAAAGCAAAAGAAATTGAAACTGTTTATAAGTGGTGAGAAATGAATCCTAGTCCAAAAGTAGTGTTTGAGAAATCTTAAGCAATTAGATGATATTTACAAGTTTACAAGTCAATGGAGTCCTTCCTTCTATGACCATGTGGTTTTAAGATGATATATTCTTAGCTTATAAAATGTTTGCACATGTGTAATCTTAATTATTTGTTGGCATTTAAAATTAATCGTGTTTAGAAGACCTGGACTTATTATGTATGTTAATAAATAATCGGAAAAACACAAACTGCATACATTTCTTAAGCCAGGGtgataaaatttcaaaactcaatATAGCCATAGGAGAAAGACTCCAATGACTTATaaaatgtaatatttttaatttattgatgtGAAATATATGATCCTAAGATAAACAATTCGAATCCTTATTATAAAAGCAAGAACACCAGTTTTTCAGACACACGTGACTTTAAATGTATTGTTGAAGTATGGAAGCTAGTGTTTACAAAATAATAAGCGTAGTCCATGTGAGAAAACTAGTCATTCCATATAATATGATGATGCCATGGTTGAACTTTCTTCATTTATGAgtagttttatattttatgtttttttgaaaatggtgTTAATTAAAACAGTAAAACCCACGAAAGGTGGAGACACAATATGAATGCAAACACTCACAAGAAGACATAATAAATAGACATAATGTGTATaatcaagattcaagaattGTCTTGATGGTGGTGATTGTTTTTGCATTGGGTCCAATATTTTGTCTCGatgtatatgttatatacatTGAGGTAATACGTTCATGAGTCTAGTTAAATGACCCACTATATTCATATAGTACCACAATATTGGAATATCACAATAGTTCGATTTcaaattaattgaatgtttaataatattaattataattttatttgtattaatgaATGCTATTTATTGTTAAAATTGTGATTTAAAAAGCTTGCAAGttaataaattcatatatttcaatGTATTTATTTGATAAGActttttttattgcttttttgtgtattttaatttttatctttttggtTTGTTATACAAACaaatactatatatttttaaatatatatatattataagtcaCTTTTTCTTTAACTGGATGATAAATCTATCAACCAAATGCTACAagatataataaaaagtaaaaaaagtcgtttgataatttaaatttattttgttaaatagaGTTAAGCCCTAGTGATTTGATgtgtaatataaaataaaaagtagatCGTGCAAGTGTAACTACTCGTTAaacaaaatcttttcaattgagatattatattatttttaataaaccttTATGACTTTGAAATTCAAGAACAAAAAGCATCTATGATTTTAAGGTGAAAAGTGtttgttcttttattttgttttatccttcaaataattaaatattattgatGATATAAATTAAATCCCTCTTGTTTTTAAAGTCCATCCGTTAGATTTGTGAGTATTCAGATCCCCATGTTTGCGCTCAAAAAAGTCAAGTAGTAGGTTAACACGAATCTCAAAGTGCATTTGATTAGAGTAGgcttttgcaacaaagttttGTTTACCAATATTCAAAGCTTGAAACTAAGTTAGACATCCATCTAGTTGTAATTCCCTTACTTTtcgttaaaaattataaattttaatgaaaaatactattaagaataatagtggataataattttttttataatttcttaatttcatttaatattacatttttaaATAGTACTTCTTATCAAGgaatcaattcaaccaaaaatttaagcttttgattgagttggtttcttaacatggtatcagaagtcaaAGTGACAAGAGGTTACGAATTCAAATCTGAAATATTCGGCGCCTATGCACATTTATTTCTaattcactaaaataaattttattaaaaaaaataccataAATACGTGCAGACCACTTGATCATAATTTGTGGGAACAGGCAAACGAATACATATGTGTAATATTCTATTACTCAGCTAATGAACCATAATTTGTCTTCGCAGAAGTTCATGGTTATCATCTGTAGATGGAGATGTTCCGCAAATTAGCCGCACTTGCTctcattctaattctaatttcaCATCTTCACATATAAAGGTACAACCATCTAGTCTATTGTCTCCTATTCAACATAATTGTCTTATTaaacttttaatattatttattaattatattataatgattaatttataaattataacatagTCATGTTAGATTTtacttaatataaaaattattaatattaattttttataacttttggtTATTCCCAATTAAACTTAGATTATTGCAACACTTTCACAATCATTTTCTTGGTATATAGAATAGCCTGTAATTTAAACCTTACATTCTCAAAACTCTAATAACTTTTTGGGATGATATTAGTGGGTCTTAAATATTACTCGTCCTAGTTTACAATAgttacattaaatttaatgtaattagtttacttattatattacattttacaatttttaatgttttgtttagaaacaagtattttatttcaGATTATAGGTTTCaaattgaaatcataaaggaataatttgaaaatgacaacaTTTGAAAAGtcattatcaaatttttaactttacatccttttaaaaaaatgatagaattagttcaaatataaaattaaattttattaagctGCCAAATACTTCTCGGTCAAagctaaattttcaaataaaatcatcgtcatcaaacataaaatataaaaaattcaaatgtaAAACAAAAAGGTCTAAATTATTAGATTGCATTGCACACCGCGATCTCTTGATTAAAGATGTATACGCAAAAGATTGAATTtcattacataattattaatttaaagagTGAGATTGTTGTCTGATTTACTGCATTTTTTTTATCAGGAGAATTATTGTGAAGATGAAGTACTGAACTTAAAGTTATCAAGCAAAAAGCAAGGAGGGGTAGCTGATAATAGTTTGGTCAACTTAGAATTCAGCTTAGGACGATCAAATTGTCAAATTGAATCTGCTGAATCTTGCAATGAGATCGCTCTACTTAAATGTCAATAGTAATCATTAATTTCTAATATTAGCTTATGATCTTACAGTATTGACTGTTAGTTTTGTAGAAGTTTAAGATAAAAACAACTTAACGGAAGAAAATTACGGCAAAGAACTGATGCATTGTATGTTTTTCTCACACTAATGAAAAGATACAAAGGACTTTGAATAGAATTGCTAAATAAATAAGCTTCTTAATATTAAGCAACTAATATTTAGTGTCAAATGTCAGAAAAATGGAAGATAATGACTActaaaaaattactaatttaagtaccttttttaattgattacgaGCTAAAAGCTAAGGAAATGataaaaccatagttttgagcaTATTTCGACACATCTACTTGTtctaaattttctaattttcattttttggatCTTCTATCTATAATTTTGGGGCACACTTCTCTTTTCATCATAACGCATTTCTTGTCACATATTAATTGATGCACATCTCACCAATTACTCTCAAATGATGCACATTATCATCTACTTATAATGAAGTACGTACTTCTCTTCACATTTCTTATAGAGCACTTCTATCTATTCATCGCACTTCTCACCATAAAATGTAAAACAATGTTTCTTCTTTGGCTACTTAAGCAATATTTAGCTTTTCTTTTGCCTAACAATACTTGTATAAGTGACcaaatttctttaataaataTACTCTCAGCTACAAAAGctcctttattttatttatttatttatttattttttttgattttcttcttctctcattaatttttttgaataagtCTTTGAATTGTCAAGTGAAGAAATTTTAGccttataaaaacttaaaattgaaactacAATTTTTTTAGCAAATTCTTTTACAAAGTAACCTATTTTGATTCACAATAGCCATAAGCTTACCCACATAATCTTTGATAGTGTCCGATTTTTTAATCCTTTTTACATTCAAAATTTCCTCATGAGGTTGAGtacatgtttttgtttttttcactaCAAATAAAGTTGTATCTTGCTCCGCTAGCTTGACTACACCAAGCATCATTATTTGGAAGAATGGATTTGCTCTTTTAATTCTTCTAAACTTTCTTGTTTAACCTCTTTCTACTCCACATTACAATATTAGCATATCACAGATGAAGGTTAGAACAAATGTCTCTCAAATTAATGATCTTCATGCAATTTTTAACTTTAGCACGTTATTTAGTTACCTATTTATCGTCTAAATACTGAAAAAGTAAATTCTTGGAATATTGGTAATAACAAGTAATGTTCCATACATCCATGTGTAAATACAAGAACTACAAATTCTATCTTATACCTTACGATGATTATAGAACGTCAAACCTCCATTGTTTCAGTTTTTTGTCAATAAGTTTCATATAAAGTACTGAACCCAACTTAAATTTGTAGCTCAAACCAAAGTCTCATGAATACACTCTCTATCAATCTCACAATGAACGATGGAAACTAATTTTATGTCATTGATGGCAATTTCTACTATGGTAATTATTTTCTCATTCCTTCAAATTGAGGAAGAAATGACACATTGGACTATTCTGTTGAATCGCAATTAACGTCAAACcttctttattattttaaaaagagCCTATAAAATTACTTGCAATTTCTAGATTATCGtttctttaaaaatttgtgCTTGAAAAAAACAATGACCAACTCTAGATAGTGTTGTCTGATTTACTGCATTTTTTTAATCAGGAGGATTGTTGTAAAAATGATGTACTAAACTTAAAGTTATCAAGCAAAAAGCATGAAAGATTAGCATCAGTTGGCTGCTTTTCGTATGCTGATAGTTTGGTCAACCTAGAATTCAAATTAGGAAAATCAAATAACCTTGCTTTTGGTGTTTGTGGTTCAGTTATAGACCGAATAAAAGTAGCCCATTTAGGATAAATGCCATCGGTGAGATAGTAAGCCATACCGTATTGATTTCCATTCACTGTGAAATTGACAGGTGGTGCccttccttcaaacaaatcaactaaaagaGGTGATCGATATAGCACGTTGAGATCTTCATATGAAGCTGGCATCCCAAAAAAGGCATGCCATATCCATAAGTCATAATTAGCGACTGCTTCAAGAATTAATGTTGCAACACCAGCTCAACCTTGATATTTCCCTTTCCATGCTGCTGGCAATTCTTCGACTCCTAATGCATGCAATCAACACTACCAATCATGCCAGGGAATCCTTGTTCTTCACTAAAGGCCAATAATCTCGTCAAATCTTGTGGTGTTGGTTTTCTAAAATAATGTTGCCAAAATTGGTTGATTATTGCCTTTGTGATATGAGTGAGTGCTTTTTGTGCTGTGCTTTCGCTAATTCGGAGGTACTCATCAACTTGATCAGCAGCCACCCTGTATGCTAGCATACGAAGAGCTGCAGTACACTTTTGTAAAGCACTTAGACTTTTTTTACCAGTTGCATCAATTTTGGTAGTGAACCATGCATCGTTGTTGGAGATAGCTTTCATTATCCGTAAAAATACATGTTTTCTCATCCTAAACCTACGTTGAAACAATCGAGAAGAATATGTAGGATTTTCAGCAAAATAGTCATTAAATAGTTGGGAATGACCTTTTGAATGGTCTATTTGAATTCGACATTTTTTGTTGGTTCTCACTCTTGGTTGTAGTGTTGAAACAATATGAGGAATAGCGTATTGAAAGGCATAATCAACCATATTAtctacggatatttcatgatataccactaaGTTTCtccgaaattcaccatataccacacaaaatgttttaattcaccatataccattgagttttcgtacgttagcacagaataccatgaATGACTACTGCCGTCAGTGTGTCGCTTGTGGTGAATTAATAATTCACAATATACCATTActtttttttcatcaaataccatttttttttaaaaatatagccGTTGGAATTgtgataaacaaaagaaatgtcatactaaacaatgctaagtaGCAAGCTTTCTCTTCCCCTTGTGTTGCATTCAGCTCATGCCTTTCCTTTTCAACTATAGTAAAAGACTGAAGTGTATAAACAACATATGACTTGCAAAATACGCTTCATAAAACCACACATCTGATCTAGGTTCATACGATCCATGGTTCAACCTGCCTGGTGAGACCACTAATCTTGAGAATTTGAAGCAATATATAACACTACTAGTCTAAGAATTGAAAACTTAATAAAATGCGCTTCCGTTACTATGAATCACTAGTATGGAAGTTAGAAGCCCAAGTCTAAGTAAAAATCTTGTATGAATTCTAGAGGAGTTACAATGCTACATATTGTCCCCCTGAATATTAGTTTGCAATGAGACTTGCTTCAAAAAGCCAACACACACAAAGGCAGGAAAAGGAAACAAGCTTCTTGGAAAGATTTGACTAAGTTCATTCAAAGGCTGCTCAAAGCTTCACAAGGCCAAGGAGATAATAATTATCAAGAATGAAATAACTAATTTATTGCTTCAATTTGTTTGCCCATAGCTCTAAAACATAGATCAAGATGGAGCAATCTTAAATTTCTTGTTGGACTCGCCAGTTTGTAATAACACATCTTTTTCTTATATTTCCCGTTTTTCTATCCATAATCAAGACTCTATTATTTTCCCCCAATCTCTTTTTCCCCTGtttgttttttatataaaaaaaaaaaccaaaacaaCCCAGAAGTTGAAGGTGGAGGttgattctttttcttttgaaaattttcttggAATTTGGTTTTGGGGTTGTTTTCAATTGTTTattcatttgaaaataatgATTTATTGGCTGAATCAATAATTATAGTCAAGGGTCTGCTCAAAATTGGGTTTAGGATTGAGGATGAAGATGTAAATGAATAGAGAGTttcttgaatggagaagaagaaagatttgggggtcaattttttgaagacatatgttgtgtttggggaagtcaaccctaacaatggcgccagttgaatgcgtaagggcatactagtaatttaccacaaacaacatactgacggcagttgtcattaatggtattctgtgttaacgtacgaaaactcaatgttatatggtgaattaaaacattttgtgtggtatatggtgaatttcggaGAAACTctgtggtatatcatgaaatatttGTCTTATCTATTAGTTCATTCTCTTCatcagaagatgaagaacttgaagTGGATGAGGAAAAATTGAACGTATAAAAACTCATTTTGAAGTTATACATCCAATTGGATGTGgatatgcatatatataatataatgcatgccaaaaggtgatggaaatgtgaagactaatgcatgccaaaaggtgatggaaaggTAAAAactaatgcatgccaaaaggtgatggaaatgaaaagactaatgcatgccaaaagTTGATGGAAAAAAAAGAACTAATACACgccaaaaggtgatggaagGAAAAGAACTAATGCATGAAAAccttacataattaaaacatccttttaaaattttacataattaaaccatcattaaaaacaatacataattaaaacataattaaaacattacataattaaaccaTCTACTGACGATTGTAATTCTGAAAGTATTGTCCAAGTTGAATCATCATATCAGCTTCCCAAGGCTAAAAAAGTTTCCTTTTTGCTTAATGTTTGACATATATCCCAATTCATTCAATATTCTTCCATTTGAAGCTGTTTTTGTTTTCTggcttctttttgtttttgaagttctGTCTTCTCCttcattatttctgaattaagtAGAAAACTTTCTCCAAATGTACTCAAAGCTTGAATTGATTGATCTACGACCATTTTCCCAGTCATGCGAGCCTTCGCCTTTTTCACACCCTCGGAGCGAGTAGATGATCCTCCTTGAGCTTCACTTGTTAGAGTTTCAGAATCTTCTTCCGTCCTTGATCTTTTCCCACTACTTTCACTACTCACACCACCAGTTGGTTGTTGATCCAATGGTTTTTTTTGATTACTTTCTACCACTTGCTTCCACTTGTTATACTTCGCTAAAATTTTCCATTGCTCAATCAAGTTAAAGTTACCGTATTTTCTTTGATGGAttaaatgtgcttttttaaggACATCTTCGTCTCTCGTgccattcttcttccttctaaGAGCCTCGACATAACTTCCAGACCACTTCAAACATGCTGGAGCAACTCTACCCCAACGACATTTAAGCATGTCGGCGGTTCTGCGTGTGATTAGATGGGGTCGTTCCATCCTTGCTACTTCATAAGCTTCCTTAACTTTTTGCCACCTCACTCTTATCTTTTGGTTTGTGCTCACAACTGGATCTGTATTTGTGTTCATAACTGAACATATGAGAGCAATATCTTCAATCAAATCCCAACTTTTCTTTGAAGGTATAGGGGCTTCATCATTAGGTTGCTGTTGAGATGGTTGAACCAATTGAGTGAAGTTCGGTGGTGAACCAAATCGTGAAAGTAGATCTTGAAATGATGGTTGGGTGTAGAGACTAGCATCATGATAAACAAAATTTCCTCTATCTTCACCATATTGATCATCTTGATCATTtccttcattttcatcatcatcatcatcatcatcatcatcaacaacatcaTCATACTCCATCTTATTTTCATCTAAACTTTCACCCCTTATCTGAGTTGAATAGTTATCAATATTAGAGTTGACATTGTgagattgatgatggtggtgaaacatagtttgagaattttgggtattttgagAAACATAATAGGATGCATTTGGGATATTTTGAGAAAATGGAGGATTGAATTGAGGATTTTGATACTGAATTTGAGCACTTTGATTGTAagaagatttttttcttgttttttttctttacttggatttcttccataatttgggttatttgaattcatatttttttttggatttttgaaatgattattttggttttttttaacaaaaaaagtaggaaaataagaagaaaatatgtaaatataaaattatgtcaaaaaatattataattggtctcattttatagatctcgaaaaaatataACCATTgcataattttttgtaaaaaaaattaattaaatacgaAAATAGCCGTTAATTACAATAAACGGctattttttgcaacaaatCAGAAGCCGCCAAGTGGAAGTGGGCAGCAGCAGGTGTCAGGGAGCCAGACTTGCTTTTTTCGCCAGCCAATCCCTACGCGACACGTggcgtaattttttaaaaaaaattaggtgaCCGTTCAGCTGAACGGGTCACATGACAACCCACTTACTCAACTTTTTCCCAACCCACCCCAATTTAGATCACCATTAATAGCAAAATTTCAATTGTTGGGTCATGTGATCTAAAATTAAATCATCATAATAGATGCtcttaaaaaaaaagtcattccAAACTCCTCAATAATCTCCAATTGTGACAAGTTTTTGACATTTGCTGTTTGTAGAAAAGAgtccttttcttttttaagttcttgttatttttgtttccCTCTTCTTTACTCTTAAACTTACATGCCAATATTTATACTATTTTATGTTTCATTGATTTAGGAAAACATAGCTTTTATTTCttgtttcatttcttttttcttcGCTACTATTACAATTACATTCTAATAAATATACAAAGTTCTTTTCAAAAAGATGTCTCCTCTTTGTTAACGCTTACACTttacttttcttattttttaaaatcatatttacaCTTTAAGTTAAAGTCAAACAtgcttttttttatgttgaacaATCATGCTCAATggtttttaaacaaaattttttacGATTAAGGTGTTGGaaacaactcaaaaaaaaaaagtgttagaaaatacttcacatgtgaggaaGATCCCATAtcacattaaaataataaattgtggacttgcatataatGCTTGGTGGGTAATCTTCCTAATACCTTATGATTTTGGGAAAGAGTGTACCACATAAAGTGTATGCAAGTTAACGCTCATTACCCATGGGTTTATTAGCTCGAGTCTATGGGTTCCCGTTGGTGTGTTCACACCAGTAGGCCCACGggtgattatgtgacgaattgtcacaaTCTAAAAGCCGAAAGTTTGTAAGTGTTGATTTAGGCGAACAACATCCAATAAGTTTAGGTTGCACTTTTTTGGTTTTATAAGCCAGTTGAAAAGAACATACACCTAAGCCCATTAAAAGGCCATTGGGTGGATATTCTTTGAGTAGTCACTCTGGTCTTTTGTATGATTCCTTAACTATAATATGATAGCATTGCTCTGTTGATGCCAATTTTTCTGTATTGGGAATtaacatttcatttttcatatTGTAGATAGAGAGATTCACACTTTGAAATTGTTTATTGCCCATGTAATGATCCTTCTTTATAAGATTGTAAAAAAAGCTCTAGAAAACAGGATAGAGGATATAATTATTtagggggggggggagggggagtggatttgcactatataattaattgtttattaCCAGGGTAGGGCGTGCTGGTGGCTATAAGGAACTTGATGAGGAAGAGTTAGAGGAGACAAAGAGATGTCAGCGTGAAGCTGTAGAAGTAAGAAATAAATACCTGATCATCGTTGCTTTTGATGCATCTTTGGTAGATTTTACTAAGTAGTCATTGAAATTTTTTGGATGATGGGGAGATGTAGATGAGTTTGGCAATCTCAAGAAGAAGTTCCTTGTGAAAACACAAGCTGAAGAAGTTCCGGgtgaaaaataaggaaaaatcaAGAAGTTTCGTATGACAGGGAGATGTATGATGAGTTAGTTTTGTAGAATTTTTAGaggaaaaaaatcaagaacttaaCTGAAATGAAAGCCTTAAAGAGGTTTAACAAGGAAAAACAAgatgataaataaaaatcaaaaacaaaggaaaaggaaaaggggcATAACGATATATGAGTTATCTTGGATACGTCCCCCTTAACGAGggttttatttataattgaatttaacaATACTATGTATAAATAACCCCTCACtatcttgagaacaacctctcaagaTCGCAAATACTAACACAAAATAAGAAAAGCTCTCTTAGTTTTTACCCTAGCCCCCTTACAATGAATTAGCCCTCACTACAGTGGTGTTGTTGGGGTGTGTTTATACGAATGATGTATTCCGTTTATATAGAAGGCATACATTTTTGAACCCTCACATTAACACTACATCAATGTAAATAAATCCTACAATAAAGCATAGCAATAACATTAGAAATTAAGCCCCCTTAAACGCCCAGAAAACATACCAAACTAATCGTTAAAGGATCCTAGGCACGCTGCTCGTTCAAGTCAACCCCTTACTCGTTCGAGCAGCCTTGATTCTGACCTTTTGCTTGCTTGTGCTACTGCTTCTCGGATGAGCACATGTCTTACTCAAACGAGAAGCTTGTGTTGCTGCCACCTAATCTATCTTTGCGTGTTTCCTTGTTCGAGCAACTCACTTCGCATGCCTTGTCTCATTCAAGGCATGGTTTCATCCCTTAGTGAAGCCTCTTCGCCACACGTTGATCACCTCATTTATTTCCAAAGCTTAATTCACTAAACTCGACTCATCCTCACTATCTTTCTTCAAGTATATGACAAGacatttttaattatatgtttaGTCATCATTGCTGTTAAgagttttggcacttacacCGACAATCtccaccccccccccccaagtCCAACACTCTCTTTATCCGCAATTGTCACTTTCTTAAGTGATTCACACATAACACCATCATCAAATTTGTATCCTAGGAAACCATTACCAACTTGTAACTTATACAAGTTGTTGTCACCTGCTTACCTTTTATGAGTACAAACTCCCTCTAATGACCTTTAAAGTCCCTCAACTAGCTTGAAAATACATCCCTTATAGCCTCTAATCTACCCAATGAAATAAGTTTCCTTTCAAACTTAGGTACATACCTCACATCACCAAACCTTCTCTTGACATTGGCCTCCATGTTTCTCAATGATAACCTCTTAAATACCTTCTACTTTCCCCCTCTCATCATTAGGTAAAGTAACAAGACCTTCATCACGCATTCCACGCTTAGAAAATTTCTCTTTTTCACAACATATGTGAAATGAGCATCCAGATTCAGTTACCCATTTCTTATTATGAACCACCCCCTCCCCCCAATTAACTAAAAGAGTCCCATCATACTCATCATCATCACCCACaaagcctagagcggcattTCCGCAATTCTCATTCTCTTTTCTCCCTCCATCGCTTAAGCTTCTTATTCTCTTAAGGTCCTCTTTCATCTCTTTGCACATCATTTGTTTATGCCCCTTTGTCTTATAATAGTAA
Protein-coding sequences here:
- the LOC130805583 gene encoding uncharacterized protein LOC130805583 codes for the protein MVDYAFQYAIPHIVSTLQPRVRTNKKCRIQIDHSKGHSQLFNDYFAENPTYSSRLFQRRFRMRKHVFLRIMKAISNNDAWFTTKIDATGKKSLSALQKCTAALRMLAYRVAADQVDEYLRISESTAQKALTHITKAIINQFWQHYFRKPTPQDLTRLLAFSEEQGFPGMIVANYDLWIWHAFFGMPASYEDLNVLYRSPLLVDLFEGRAPPVNFTVNGNQYGMAYYLTDGIYPKWATFIRSITEPQTPKARLFDFPNLNSRLTKLSAYEKQPTDANLSCFLLDNFKFSTSFLQQSS
- the LOC130805584 gene encoding uncharacterized protein LOC130805584 gives rise to the protein MFHHHHQSHNVNSNIDNYSTQIRGESLDENKMEYDDVVDDDDDDDDDENEGNDQDDQYGEDRGNFVYHDASLYTQPSFQDLLSRFGSPPNFTQLVQPSQQQPNDEAPIPSKKSWDLIEDIALICSVMNTNTDPVVSTNQKIRVRWQKVKEAYEVARMERPHLITRRTADMLKCRWGRVAPACLKWSGSYVEALRRKKNGTRDEDVLKKAHLIHQRKYGNFNLIEQWKILAKYNKWKQVVESNQKKPLDQQPTGGVSSESSGKRSRTEEDSETLTSEAQGGSSTRSEGVKKAKARMTGKMVVDQSIQALSTFGESFLLNSEIMKEKTELQKQKEARKQKQLQMEEY